One Glycine max cultivar Williams 82 chromosome 3, Glycine_max_v4.0, whole genome shotgun sequence DNA window includes the following coding sequences:
- the LOC100778639 gene encoding hydroquinone glucosyltransferase — protein sequence MEKTVHIAVVPGPGFSHLVPILQFSKRLVHLHQNFHVTCIIPSVGSPSCASKSILETLPPNITSIFLQPVKPENLPQEVAIEAQIQFTVTFSLPSIHQTLKTLTSRTHFVALVADSFAFEALDFAKELNMLSYIYFPTSATTLSWYLYVPKLDKETSCEYRDFPEPIQIPGCVPIHGRDLNNQAQDRSSQAYKLFVQRAQRLPLVDGIFMNTFLEMETSPIRTLKEEGRGSPLVYDVGPIVQGGDDDAKGLDLECLTWLDKQQVGSVLFVSFGSGGTLSQEQITELACGLDLSNHKFLWVVRAPSSLASDAYLSAQNDFDPSKFLPCGFLERTKEKGMVVPSWAPQIQVLSHSSVGGFLTHCGWNSILESVLKGVPFITWPLFAEQRMNTVLLCEGLKVGVRPRVGENGLVERVEIVKVIKCLMEEEEGEKMRERMNELKEAAINAIKEDGSSTRTLSQLALKWKSLA from the coding sequence ATGGAGAAAACGGTTCACATAGCAGTAGTTCCTGGTCCTGGCTTCAGCCACTTAGTCCCAATTCTTCAATTCTCAAAGAGACTTGTTCATCTCCATCAAAACTTTCATGTCACATGCATAATTCCCTCAGTAGGGTCTCCCTCATGTGCCTCAAAATCCATCCTTGAAACTCTTCCACCAAATATAACCTCTATTTTTCTTCAACCAGTGAAACCTGAAAACCTACCACAAGAGGTTGCTATAGAAGCCCAAATTCAGTTCACAGTGACCTTCTCTCTGCCATCTATACATCAAACCCTCAAGACCTTAACTTCAAGGACTCACTTTGTGGCCTTGGTGGCTGATTCTTTTGCCTTTGAGGCATTAGATTTTGCTAAAGAACTCAACATGTTGTCATATATTTACTTCCCTACATCAGCAACAACACTCTCTTGGTACTTGTATGTGCCCAAATTGGACAAGGAAACATCATGTGAGTATAGAGATTTTCCTGAGCCAATTCAAATACCAGGTTGTGTACCAATTCACGGCAGGGATCTCAATAACCAAGCTCAAGATCGATCGAGTCAAGCTTACAAACTCTTCGTCCAACGCGCTCAGCGACTCCCTTTGGTTGATGGGATTTTCATGAATACCTTCTTGGAAATGGAAACAAGTCCTATAAGAACATTGAAAGAGGAGGGAAGAGGGTCCCCTCTTGTGTATGATGTTGGACCAATTGTCCAAGGTGGtgatgatgatgctaaaggGTTGGACTTGGAGTGTTTAACGTGGTTGGACAAACAACAAGTCGGTtctgttttgtttgtttcttttgggAGTGGTGGAACACTCTCACAAGAGCAAATAACTGAGCTTGCTTGTGGTTTGGACTTGAGTAATCATAAGTTCTTATGGGTTGTGAGAGCACCAAGTAGTTTAGCCAGTGATGCATATCTCAGTGCACAAAATGATTTTGATCCTTCGAAATTCCTGCCATGTGGGTTTTTGGAGAGAACCAAAGAGAAAGGTATGGTTGTTCCTTCATGGGCACCCCAAATTCAAGTCCTTAGCCACAGTTCAGTTGGTGGATTCTTGACTCACTGTGGTTGGAATTCAATCCTCGAGAGTGTGCTAAAGGGTGTTCCATTCATCACATGGCCACTGTTTGCTGAGCAGAGAATGAATACGGTTTTGCTATGTGAGGGTCTCAAAGTTGGAGTGAGGCCAAGAGTTGGTGAAAATGGTTTGGTGGAAAGGGTTGAAATTGTGAAGGTGATAAAGTGTCTaatggaagaggaagaaggtGAGAAAATGCGTGAAAGAATGAATGAGTTAAAAGAAGCTGCTATTAATGCTATCAAAGAAGATGGGTCTTCTACAAGGACCCTTTCTCAGTTAGCACTGAAGTGGAAGAGTTTGGCAtaa